The genomic interval TTCACCTTTCCCCAGAATGTCGTGCAGATGCAGCACCCCCCTGAGCTTGCCGATGGGGTTGGTGATGGGCAGGACCGTGATCTGACAATGCTCCATCAGGTTGAGCGCGTCGAAGGCCGGCGTCTCGGGGCTGACCGAGCGGGGATGGGGGGTCATGACGGCATCCACCACCTCCCCAAAGATGTCGCCGTGGTGCAAAAGCCAGCGCCGGATGTCGCCGTCGGTGACGATCCCGGCGAGAAAACCGTCCGGCTGCACGACCAGGGTGGCCCCCAGCCTGCAGCGATCAATTTCCCTGAGGGCCTCCGCCATGGGGGTGCCCGGGGCCACCTGCGGAACGACGGCGCCGGTCAGCATGAAGTCCCCCACGCAGCGGGAAAGCCGCTGCCCCAGCGAACCGCCGGGGTGGAATTTCCTGAAATCGGAGGTCTTGAAGTTCTTGCGGTTGATGAGCACCACCGCCAGCGCATCCCCCATCGCCAGTAGCGCCGTGGTGCTGGCGGTGGGGGCCAGGCCCAGGGGACAGGCCTCGCGCGCCACCCCGACGTCGATCACGATGTCGCTCGCCTTGGCCAGGGTGGAGCCGGTCTTGCCCGTCAGGGCGATCACGGTGCAGCCGATGTCGCGGATGATGGGCACCAGCATGTTGAGCTCTTCGGTCTCGCCGCTGTTGGAAAGCGCCAGGAACACGTCGTCGCGGCTGACGATCCCGAGGTCGCCGTGCATGGCCTCCAC from Desulfobacteraceae bacterium carries:
- a CDS encoding KpsF/GutQ family sugar-phosphate isomerase, which gives rise to VEAMHGDLGIVSRDDVFLALSNSGETEELNMLVPIIRDIGCTVIALTGKTGSTLAKASDIVIDVGVAREACPLGLAPTASTTALLAMGDALAVVLINRKNFKTSDFRKFHPGGSLGQRLSRCVGDFMLTGAVVPQVAPGTPMAEALREIDRCRLGATLVVQPDGFLAGIVTDGDIRRWLLHHGDIFGEVVDAVMTPHPRSVSPETPAFDALNLMEHCQITVLPITNPIGKLRGVLHLHDILGKGEFKFNGR